GCGGCATAGTAGTCGTACCGTCCGCAGAGCAGGCACCGGCTGTGGTCGGGCCCGTCTAGAATATAGGAGGAGGCTTTGGGCGCGTGGCACTTGGGGCAGGTCTCTGAGGGGGATTGGCTAACTGCGACTGCTCCAGCCTCAGAGGTGGTCGTCGCAATTGGAGGCAGATGTTTCCCCTGACAGCCCGGGCACAGCCTGTAGCCGGTTCTCGTGTGGTTCCGGGCTTTCGCCTCTTCGAGCGAGAGGACGCCAGCGATGCCGCAGAGGAAGTAGACACGATGAGCATCGAGGAGAAGCACTCGCTGGCCGTTGGGGAGCACAGCGAATCGGGGCGCGCCGGCCCTCTGTGAGCGTTTGATGATCAGCGGGAACTCCGGTTTGGGATCCTCGTCCGCGAACCGGGTCTCCCCCGACAACCGGCGTTCCTGGTCTCGGCGTGCCCATTGCTCCAGATGGGCGGCATGCAATGCGACGAGGAAGGTGACCACGACTTCTTCGTTGTCACTCGGGAGCAACACATAGCGGTCGTAGAGAGGGGGAAGGGTGTCTTCCGAATCGAAGGCTGGCTCGGCAATGAGCTCTGGCGGGTACAAGTCTGCAAGGCACGTTGCACATTCCATAGGATGATCCTCCTCCAACGCAGTTGGTCGGTCACACAATACGGTCAGGCAGATCAGTCACGCTTGACGCGTCAAGCCGCAGCCGACTCGACAGGTTCAGCCGGTTTCGGTTGCTTCGCTTTGGGTCCGAGGATCAGCAATCGCGGATCGATGACGATCACGGTGACAGCCTTATGCCGGACTCCCTCCTTTATATAGGTCCGGATCTGGGGATTCCCGGTCAGTTTCACGTGCTGCCCTTTCTCCAGCGTGTTGGCTAGCTTCTCCGACGCGCCGAGGACCTTGATGTCCCAGTATTCCGGGTCGTCGGCCTTGGCATAAAACCCGTTCGAGTGCACCGCGACGGAGAACTCCAATGACGCACCATCCTGGTGCTGGAACAGCTCCGGCTTGTGCGTGACACGACCGGAAAGGGTCAAGATCTTGATGTCCTGCTCAGCCATGGCAACCTCCTTCAACAAAGATAAAGATCATGGACGCGCACACATGTCAGGCAGGCTGGAGCACTGCCCGCTTGCGGGCCATCCGAGAATTGTCTCGTTCACAAAGGAGGATCTATTGTTCGAGTGGCTGAGGCGCGGGCAAGGGCCGCTGCAACACACGCAGGTGCAACTTGTTGAAGAACGCACGGGCTTGATCGACCGACCAGGCAGCGCGCACTTCTGCTTCGACCTTGGGATCTGGGTTCGCGGGGGCGAATCGGACAATCACAGCCTCAGCCCCCGCCATGAAGCCGCCTTGGAGCAGAGCTTCCGGCGCGACCTTGCCGGCCATGATGTCCTCAATGATGATACCCGGATGCTGGCCGTCGGATCGTTCCGGGTAGAAGGTTCCGCACAGTTCCCCCATCCGTTGCCAGTGCGACTCATCGATCGTCCAGCAGTTGATCGCCCCGCCTGTCGGCGCATCGAACATGTGCCAGGAGCTGTTGCCCTTGGCGATATCGTGCTCGCGGCAAAACTCGTGAATGCGGGTCCAATCAAAGACACTGACTACGGCGATCCAAGGGCGGGCGCTGTTCATGATGACTCCTGCTGGTGGGGAAGAAGGAAAGGTTAATCTCGGCGCTGCTGCTCGATCTGGGTACGAAGCCGAGCCAGCCGTGACTCGAAGGACTCTTTCAACGGGCCCTGCAAGCAGTCCGGCGTCCGGGCAAACTCCGTCCATTGTTCGTAGAACAGATCGAACCACGCCTTCTGGGAATCGGGGGACGGAATCTGGGCGATCAGCCGGAGACACTGGTCGAAGCGTTCGCTCGAGAATCCCGCCGCGCGGCCGGAGCGGAGGAGGATTCCGAGCTGCGATTCGAGGTCCGTCTGATCCGGAAGGATGGGACTCACGGGTGGAGTATCCTGCGTGCGGCGTTCACGCGTCAAGGGAGACTGTGGCTTGTCGGGTGGTCTACGCGAGGAATGAAGTCACATCATCTGCATCGCGCTCGCTTGCGGCTGATCTAAAAGGATGAGGCGCGACTGATGGCGCCCGAAAGCTCGACGGGGACGTAGTGGGAGCCCTGCTCAGAAGCGTGGAACTGGTAGGCCCGTCCTTGCTGATCCAGATTGATATAGCGCCGGCTCCAGATGTGCTTGTACAGAAAGATGCGGGTTCCACTCTCGCAGAGCACCTCTCCCATGAACATGAATTGTGCGACGCTCTTCTCGGGCATGACCTTAAGAATAGGGTCCCATAGCGGGCGATCGGGACAGCGTTGCTCGATGACTTTCAGCGGATTCATGGCCGTCTCTTCGTCCTCCTCATCTGAAGGGGCGTGCACGGTGCCCCCCTCGAGCATTGTCGGTGCTCATTCTGGGTACTACTGACCGTTGGATCGCAATGTGGTGAGTTTTCGGCGATGCTGGGGATAGCGTTATGCAGCCGGGTGGACAATGATGAAGCGGCCATCCCACAAGCCGGCCAGGACGGAGGCGACGTCTTTCCACGCGAGGCCGCCGAGTCCACAGCCCAGTCGGGGGCAGTAGATCGTGGTGAGTCGGTTATGATCGGCGAGGTGGACGGCTTCTCGGGCAGTGCGTTCAATCAATCCGAGATTTGAGGGCCGTATCCATGCTTCCTTGGTCGGCAGTGTCACGATTCGGAACTCAGGCCAGTAGTAGACATGGTTTCCAGAGGCGCGGAGCTTCTCTCCGAGGAGAATGGGCAGATTCGGGAATAGTTGTGCGGCGGCCAAGGCCACTCCCGCACCCATGACCGCACGACCATCCCGGCGACAGTTTCCGTTCGTAGGCACGCCGATACAAAAGCCCTGATCGTGCACATCCCACAGGTCACCGGTAATCTCACGCATAGCGATTCACCTCGTCGAATAGACCGATTTCATCGGATCCCTGCCCGCCGCGGGCCCGTTGCCATTGGGATTGGCATTCGAAGTCTTCGAGGAAGGCCAAGTCTACGCGTAGTCTTCTGTGGATGATTTTGCCGAGCGGCGGACTTGTGGAAATCCGAAAGGTCAGGCCGTGATTCGAGACGAGGGGAGCTAGGAGGCCTTGTCGTGGCAGGCTTCGAATCGATCGGCCTGTGCGGGAGATGGATCGGGGGAGAAAGTGAACATAGACGGTGTCCCGCCATCCAGCGTGGGCTTGGATGAGTCAGTGCAACTTGCTGGAGGGGCGGTCCCATGTGTCTTCCGGTCTTGGTAGGAGAAAAACCAGCCGGGGAAACCCTGCGCGGGAGGAAGAGGGTAGTCGCCGTCGTACAGAGAGCCGAAAAAGGGAAGGCTTGCGGACGAGATCTGGGCAGTGCAGAGGGGAGGGGTGGAACTGTTAGAGCAGATGAACCTACTGTAGGGCACGCTTGCCGCAGAATGCGAAAGCAGCCAGAGTGCGATGTATAGATCAGCCGGGGACATGCTAACAAAATTCTAGGCTCACTGAGTTCCTGGAGCAAGGAGGATAACCATGCCCTTGATGGATAGATGGGATGTGCCCAGCGAGTTAGCGGCGTTCTTGCAGCAAGCGGTCCAACCGAAGAAGCTCGTCGATAAGGGCCTATGAAGCAAGGGTGCTCACTGCGTACTCCAAGATGAGCTGTCGAAATTCTTGGCGGCTCGAACACAGGACTGTTTCCCCGAAAAGCAGAGCTGCTTATCCGGCCGCTCTCATTGGCTTTTTCAGCGTAATTCGCTAAACTCTCGCCTCGATATATGGACATTTCTTGCGAGTTAGCCGGCACAGCCGCCTGCTCCCATGTGTCCACACACATAGCTTATT
The DNA window shown above is from Nitrospira tepida and carries:
- a CDS encoding single-stranded DNA-binding protein codes for the protein MAEQDIKILTLSGRVTHKPELFQHQDGASLEFSVAVHSNGFYAKADDPEYWDIKVLGASEKLANTLEKGQHVKLTGNPQIRTYIKEGVRHKAVTVIVIDPRLLILGPKAKQPKPAEPVESAAA
- a CDS encoding macro domain-containing protein; translation: MREITGDLWDVHDQGFCIGVPTNGNCRRDGRAVMGAGVALAAAQLFPNLPILLGEKLRASGNHVYYWPEFRIVTLPTKEAWIRPSNLGLIERTAREAVHLADHNRLTTIYCPRLGCGLGGLAWKDVASVLAGLWDGRFIIVHPAA